The proteins below come from a single Drosophila kikkawai strain 14028-0561.14 chromosome 3R, DkikHiC1v2, whole genome shotgun sequence genomic window:
- the LOC108084884 gene encoding uncharacterized protein has translation MQKQEEVLSRLRQIFDIFLRDNFSTTNNVYFEKLLTHLQAKENAYVLEAPFVVEWVDKCITMVVEDFNKIHPKVISFMLNLSSYLAHNEWMIVRLRELDIVNRIIKLLQSGDRNFSPSIKLGGIRLMKAISRYSMGLAFLRIHRAWQLLIQYSNNDHTLYVVREARAVLYDVLYKSCDKLHDKAVTLEILSEILQPIHDNLYKNTDSEERIHIKVDDNELLHKISATLDLLSYILQQTLVLEERTSLIALLKEYHDFEITIWKLIDMTHNPYFIEKIFTTLSSYNFALLMHEKLLNLDSAEPPEEFTEFGLSFFNLMKFFITRKDGVSFVKLAELNHVLWKKLGARAPKEIVIQQERVTFENQLICFHMLPLLFSMKYAQKINDEENKVDVFDAYVVKLLEISCEQTLRLCYTMRDAFFTADGTSVGLVTPGLANKCIHSLLALEKVLDREQAVTVCQALFYVLREAVALSVITNNMQDDCHSVSSAGSSYLEMYPRGTELVVNDPKVLHSVMVGLRTLIERFKITWKESVETIGLVNCLAFVLENTNMDARCTVQALKLVQLAVEHFLSPNMALLVDNLQGSALVCLGPIIVKRMHDTMWEVRDTTLELTTSIASISRIKFPAFQRFLIDSKIPPIVYEMAKNDSENYVRASAFKCLSQMVSINLLWENGLSQLDLVDHLLFVMYRENDDIVRSEAVVTLMKIYEHRKIHNKYKNTLFSTLNYCVAGDHHSEVKMRALEFWRREFYRQFSNQGMIDGVFPTVTFSKEQKKIVTLTEKEIQTSIAKVFGEMQQYGYFGIMLKCLREEASMEVLEFIIKGVKIMTEKFERYKGILDEIELRSPLLDNEQSRFGFPSQNQQRPASQEPGQGSPMNSAQSEEVIEAILNSQDAQLLEKAFETQMQINDEEEKTDEKRHIDEFYYKQFAVPLRQFYAELKNIDLDQLVKQHQEWFECKENFTSLLDDILSAIKRDDENMISDCY, from the exons ATGCAGAAGCAAGAGGAGGTGCTGTCGCGCCTGCGCCAGATATTTGACATATTTTTGCGCGATAACTTTTCCACAACCAACAATGTTTACTTTGAGAAACTCCTCACCCACTTGCAGGCCAAGG AGAACGCGTATGTGCTGGAGGCCCCATTTGTGGTCGAATGGGTGGACAAGTGCATCACCATGGTGGTGGAGGACTTCAACAAAATCCACCCAAAGGTCATCTCGTTCATGCTAAATCTGAGCAGCTATCTGGCGCACAACGAGTGGATGATTGTGCGACTGCGGGAGCTGGATATTGTGAACAG AATCATAAAACTGCTGCAGTCGGGGGATCGCAACTTCAGCCCTTCAATAAAGCTGGGCGGCATTCGTCTGATGAAGGCCATAAGCAGGTATAGCATGGGGCTCGCGTTTCTGCGCATCCACCGCGCCTGGCAGCTGCTCATCCAGTACTCCAACAACGATCACACCCTGTACGTGGTGCGGGAGGCCAGGGCGGTGCTCTACGATGTGCTGTACAAGTCCTGCGACAAGTTGCACGACAAGGCCGTGACACTGGAGATCCTGTCCGAGATCCTGCAGCCCATCCACGACAATCTGTACAAGAATACCGACAGCGAGGAGCGAATCCACATTAAGGTGGACGACAACGAACTGCTGCACAAGATCTCTGCTACGCTGGACCTGCTCTCCTACATCCTGCAACAGACGCTGGTGCTCGAGGAGCGGACCAGCCTAATTGCGCTGCTCAAGGAGTACCACGACTTCGAAATAACCATATGGAAACTGATCGACATGACGCACAATCCGTACTTCATCGAGAAGATATTTACAACGCTCAGCAGCTATAACTTTGCCCTGCTGATGCACGAAAAGCTGCTGAATCTGGACTCTGCCGAGCCCCCCGAAGAGTTCACCGAGTTCGGGCTGTCGTTCTTCAATCTCATGAAATTCTTTATCACCCGCAAGGACGGCGTGAGCTTTGTCAAGCTGGCGGAGCTGAATCACGTGCTGTGGAAGAAGCTCGGAGCGCGTGCGCCCAAGGAGATAGTTATACAGCAGGAGCGTGTCACTTTCGAGAACCAACTTATTTGCTTTCACATGCTGCCGCTGCTATTCTCCATGAAGTACGCCCAAAAGATCAACGACGAGGAGAACAAGGTTGACGTTTTCGACGCCTATGTTGTCAAGCTGCTGGAGATATCCTGCGAGCAGACGCTGCGACTTTGCTACACGATGCGAGACGCTTTTTTCACGGCGGACGGCACATCAGTTGGTCTGGTGACACCTGGGCTGGCGAACAAGTGCATCCACAGTTTGCTGGCCTTGGAGAAGGTGCTTGATCGGGAGCAGGCGGTCACTGTCTGCCAAGCACTGTTCTATGTCCTCCGCGAGGCTGTCGCCTTGAGCGTAATAACCAACAATATGCAGGATGACTGCCACAGCGTTAGCAGTGCCGGCAGTTCCTACCTAGAAATGTACCCCCGTGGCACTGAGTTGGTCGTCAACGATCCGAAGGTTCTGCACTCCGTCATGGTGGGTCTTCGTACTCTAATCGAACGTTTCAAGATCACCTGGAAAGAGTCGGTGGAGACTATTGGCCTAGTAAACTGTCTGGCGTTTGTTCTGGAGAACACCAACATGGATGCCAGG TGCACTGTCCAGGCCTTAAAACTCGTTCAGCTGGCTGTAGAGCACTTCCTATCACCAAATATGGCTCTGCTGGTGGACAATTTGCAGGGCTCGGCGCTGGTTTGCCTGGGTCCCATCATAGTAAAGCGGATGCACGACACCATGTGGGAAGTGCGTGACACCACGCTAGAGTTGACCACCTCCATTGCTAGTATCTCCCGCATCA AGTTTCCCGCCTTTCAACGATTTCTAATCGACTCAAAGATACCTCCAATAGTGTACGAAATGGCGAAGAACGATTCGGAGAACTATGTCCGCGCATCGGCCTTTAAGTGCCTTTCGCAAATGGTATCAATTAATCTGCTGTGGGAGAATGGGCTTAGTCAACTCGATCTTGTG GATCATCTGCTGTTTGTGATGTATCGTGAGAACGATGATATTGTGCGCTCCGAGGCCGTGGTCACCCTGATGAAGATTTACGAGCACCGTAAGATCCATAACAAGTACAAGAACACGCTATTTTCAACACTCAACTACTGTGTGGCCGGGGATCACCACTCGGAAGTGAAGATGAGAGCGTTGGAGTTTTGGCGTCGGGAGTTCTATCGTCAGTTTAGCAATCAGGGCATGATTGATGGTGTTTTTCCCACGGTTACCTTTTCCAAGGAGCAAAAGAAAATCGTCACGCTGACGGAGAAGGAAATTCAAACGAGCATTGCCAAGGTCTTTGGCGAGATGCAACAGTACGGATACTTCGGCATCATGCTAAAGTGCCTGCGCGAGGAGGCCTCAATGGAAGTCCTCGAGTTTATCATCAAGGGCGTAAAAATAATGACTGAGAAGTTCGAGCGCTACAAAGGCATACTGGACGAGATCGAATTGAGGTCTCCGCTCCTGGACAACGAGCAGTCACGGTTTGGTTTTCCATCACAAAATCAGCAAAGGCCAGCTTCCCAGGAACCCGGACAGGGATCGCCAATGAACTCAGCCCAGTCGGAGGAGGTCATTGAGGCCATACTGAACTCGCAGGATGCCCAGCTGCTGGAGAAGGCGTTCGAGACGCAGATGCAAATTAACGATGAGGAGGAGAAAACGGACGAAAAGCGCCATATAGATGAGTTCTACTACAAACAGTTTGCGGTGCCGCTGCGACAGTTTTACGCGGAACTGAAGAACATCGACTTGGATCAGTTAGTAAAGCAGCATCAGGAGTGGTTCGAGTGCAAGGAGAACTTCACTTCCCTTCTGGATGATATTCTGAGTGCGATTAAGCGCGACGATGAGAACATGATTTCGGACTGCTACTAA